A genomic segment from Biomphalaria glabrata chromosome 16, xgBioGlab47.1, whole genome shotgun sequence encodes:
- the LOC129923310 gene encoding coiled-coil domain-containing protein 1-like: MADNDLDDDLDDDFDDNSDDDLDDDDFDDNLDDDLDDDFDDDFDDNSDDDLDDDFDDDLGDDLGDDSDDDLGDDFDGNSDDDFDDDLDNDFHVLCRGSLSSRWIPGRVSLEGHTGFHSDVSLTEEMRKFAIFLCIIKNC; this comes from the exons atgGCTG ATAATGACTTAGATGATGACTTagatgatgactttgatgataaCTCTGATGATGACTTAGATG atgatgactttgatgataaCTTAGATGATGACTTagatgatgactttgatgatgactttgatgataaCTCTGATGATGACTTagatgatgactttgatgatgacttagGTGATGACTTAGGTGATGACTCTGATGATGACTTAGGGGATGACTTTGATGGTAACTCtgatgatgactttgatgatgacttagATAATGACTTTCATGTATTATGCAGAGGCAGCCTTAGCAGTAGGTGGATTCCTGGGCGAGTGTCACTAGAGGGTCATACAGGATTC CACAGTGATGTAAGCCTCACTGAAGAGATGCGGAAGTTTGCCATTTTCTTGTGCATtattaaaaattgttaa